In the genome of Procambarus clarkii isolate CNS0578487 unplaced genomic scaffold, FALCON_Pclarkii_2.0 HiC_scaffold_596, whole genome shotgun sequence, one region contains:
- the LOC123749540 gene encoding activating transcription factor 7-interacting protein 1-like, translated as MLTLIEGETQGGDLMSEEDIQGGDLMSEDTLGSDLMSEDTQGGTLMSEEDIQGGDLMSEDTLGSDLMSEDTQGGTLMSEEDIQGGDLMSEDTLGSDLMSEDTQGGTLMSEEDIQGGDLMSEDTQGGDLMSEDTQGGDLMSEEDIQGGDLMSEDTQGGDLMSEEDIQGGDLMSEDTLGSDLMSEDTQGGTLMSEEDIQGGDLMSEDTQGGDLMSEDTQGGDLMSEDTQGGDLMSEDTQGGDLMSEDTQGGDRMSEDTQGGDLMSEDTQGGDLMSEDTQGGDLMSEDTQGGDLMSEDTQGDDLMSEDTQGGDLMSEDTQGGDLMSEDTQGGDPVIEDTDHSNVVRCIPVPASKRS; from the coding sequence ATGCTTACCCTGATCGAGGGCGAGACCCAGGGCGGCGACCTGATGTCTGAGGAGGACATCCAGGGCGGCGACCTGATGTCTGAGGACACCCTGGGCAGCGACCTGATGTCTGAGGACACCCAGGGCGGCACCCTGATGTCTGAGGAGGACATCCAGGGCGGCGACCTGATGTCTGAGGACACCCTGGGCAGCGACCTGATGTCTGAGGACACCCAGGGCGGCACCCTGATGTCTGAGGAGGACATCCAGGGCGGCGACCTGATGTCTGAGGACACCCTGGGCAGCGACCTGATGTCTGAGGACACCCAGGGCGGCACCCTGATGTCTGAGGAGGACATCCAGGGCGGCGACCTGATGTCTGAGGACACCCAGGGTGGCGATCTGATGTCTGAGGACACCCAGGGTGGCGACCTGATGTCTGAGGAGGACATCCAGGGCGGCGACCTGATGTCTGAGGACACCCAGGGTGGCGACCTGATGTCTGAGGAGGACATCCAGGGCGGCGACCTGATGTCTGAGGACACCCTGGGCAGCGACCTGATGTCTGAGGACACCCAGGGCGGCACCCTGATGTCTGAGGAGGACATCCAGGGTGGCGACCTGATGTCTGAGGACACCCAGGGCGGCGACCTGATGTCTGAGGACACCCAGGGTGGCGACCTGATGTCTGAGGACACCCAGGGCGGCGACCTGATGTCTGAGGACACCCAGGGCGGCGACCTGATGTCTGAGGACACCCAGGGCGGCGACCGGATGTCTGAGGACACCCAGGGCGGCGACCTGATGTCTGAGGACACCCAGGGCGGCGACCTGATGTCTGAGGACACCCAGGGCGGCGACCTGATGTCTGAGGACACCCAGGGCGGCGACCTGATGTCTGAGGACACCCAGGGCGACGACCTGATGTCTGAGGACACCCAGGGTGGCGACCTGATGTCTGAGGACACCCAGGGCGGCGACCTGATGTCTGAGGACACCCAGGGCGGCGACCCCGTCATCGAGGACACAGACCACAGCAATGTAGTAAGGTGTATTCCCGTCCCCGCCTCTAAACGGTCGTAA